In the Kribbella sp. NBC_00482 genome, one interval contains:
- a CDS encoding ABC transporter substrate-binding protein: MRWNRITTVTAVSAAVALSLVACGGPKASSGGSGGGSSAATPEFDAANGKIFNPSDKKGGTLRMAATEKWDSTDPGDTYYGLSWNLARNYVRPLMVFKSAPGKEGGKVVPDLAEAPGVPTDDAKTWTYKIRKGVKFEDGTEVKAKDVMYGVARSLDKTTLPNGPTYFNDFLVDVPKDYSVAKDPQLKQLAKAMTTPDDYTIVFHLNKTFAGFDYFAQLPSTAGVPQAKDTGSKYQLHPISSGPYKFESNDANKGFTLVRNDQYDPATDPDSGRKALPDKITVAYNVNGADIDNRLQAGDLDLDIVGTGVLAETQAKVLADPKLKAHTDNVLSTRLNFTVFNSEVKPFDNVDCRKAVLYAADHEGYQRAYGGPVGGDIATNLMPPSVAGAQKFDDYGFEQDKNGNPTKAKEALAKCGMPNGFSTNIAYRADRPKEKAVAESLQQSLAKVGIKLTPKGFPTGDYTKLYAGKPDYAKANGLGMIVYSWGADWPDGFGFLSQIVDSRVIRAAGGNTNLGIRIPEVDALIDKALATTDETARNQIWVDVDKKVMEQAGVLPGIWAKGLLYRPDTLANVFSNDGQNMYDYASIGLAQK; this comes from the coding sequence ATGAGATGGAATCGCATCACGACGGTAACAGCCGTCAGTGCGGCCGTCGCCTTGAGCCTGGTGGCCTGCGGGGGACCGAAGGCTTCCTCCGGAGGGTCGGGTGGCGGCAGCAGCGCGGCGACGCCCGAGTTCGACGCGGCCAACGGGAAGATCTTCAACCCGAGCGACAAAAAGGGCGGCACGCTCCGGATGGCGGCCACCGAGAAGTGGGACTCCACCGACCCCGGTGACACCTACTACGGCCTGTCCTGGAACCTGGCGCGCAACTACGTCCGGCCGCTGATGGTCTTCAAGTCGGCACCGGGCAAGGAAGGCGGCAAGGTCGTTCCGGACCTCGCCGAGGCTCCTGGTGTGCCGACCGACGACGCCAAGACCTGGACCTACAAGATCCGTAAGGGCGTCAAGTTCGAGGACGGCACCGAGGTCAAGGCCAAGGACGTCATGTACGGCGTCGCGCGGTCGCTGGACAAGACCACGCTGCCGAACGGCCCGACGTACTTCAACGACTTCCTGGTCGACGTCCCGAAGGACTACAGCGTCGCCAAGGACCCGCAGCTGAAGCAGCTGGCCAAGGCGATGACGACGCCGGACGACTACACGATCGTCTTCCACCTGAACAAGACGTTCGCCGGCTTCGACTACTTCGCGCAGCTGCCGTCCACCGCGGGCGTCCCGCAGGCCAAGGACACCGGCTCGAAGTACCAGCTGCACCCGATCTCGAGCGGCCCGTACAAGTTCGAGAGCAACGACGCGAACAAGGGCTTCACGCTGGTCCGCAACGACCAGTACGACCCGGCGACCGACCCGGACTCGGGCCGTAAGGCGTTGCCGGACAAGATCACCGTCGCCTACAACGTGAACGGCGCCGACATCGACAACCGGCTGCAGGCCGGCGACCTCGACCTCGACATCGTCGGTACCGGCGTGCTGGCCGAGACCCAGGCGAAGGTCCTCGCGGACCCGAAGCTGAAGGCGCACACCGACAACGTGCTGTCCACGCGCCTGAACTTCACGGTGTTCAACAGTGAGGTCAAGCCGTTCGACAACGTCGACTGCCGCAAGGCCGTGCTGTACGCCGCCGACCACGAGGGCTACCAGCGCGCGTACGGCGGTCCGGTCGGTGGCGACATCGCGACGAACCTGATGCCGCCGTCGGTCGCGGGTGCGCAGAAGTTCGACGACTACGGCTTCGAGCAGGACAAGAACGGCAACCCGACGAAGGCCAAGGAAGCACTGGCGAAGTGCGGGATGCCGAACGGCTTCAGCACCAACATCGCCTACCGTGCGGACCGGCCGAAGGAGAAGGCTGTCGCCGAGTCGCTGCAGCAGTCGCTGGCCAAGGTCGGCATCAAGCTGACGCCGAAGGGCTTCCCGACCGGTGACTACACCAAGCTGTACGCCGGTAAGCCGGACTACGCGAAGGCCAACGGCCTGGGCATGATCGTCTACAGCTGGGGTGCTGACTGGCCGGACGGCTTCGGCTTCCTGAGCCAGATCGTCGACAGCCGGGTCATCCGGGCCGCCGGCGGTAACACCAACCTGGGCATCCGGATCCCGGAGGTCGACGCGCTGATCGACAAGGCGCTGGCGACGACCGACGAGACCGCGCGTAACCAGATCTGGGTGGACGTGGACAAGAAGGTCATGGAGCAGGCCGGCGTGCTGCCGGGTATCTGGGCCAAGGGCCTGCTGTACCGCCCGGACACGCTCGCGAACGTGTTCAGCAACGACGGTCAGAACATGTACGACTACGCGAGTATCGGTCTCGCGCAGAAGTAG
- a CDS encoding HAD family hydrolase has protein sequence MPALQAVLWDMDGTLVDSEKVWAEVQLELLAELGATWTLEDCLTLIGSDLRDAVQVWMARIPEGVITAEELADRMFSEVVEALRKEVTFQPGALELLQALRKEDIPCALVSASYRVMIDAVLVHLPPDPFAVIVAGDEVTLGKPNPEPYLTGAARLGVDPANCVVIEDSMTGTQAGTAAGMYVVAVPQWVTIPEAPRRLVVKSLEPLTPESLRSLLR, from the coding sequence TTGCCGGCCCTGCAAGCGGTGCTGTGGGACATGGACGGGACGCTGGTCGACTCCGAGAAGGTCTGGGCGGAGGTGCAGCTGGAGCTGCTGGCCGAGCTGGGTGCGACCTGGACGCTCGAGGACTGCCTGACCTTGATCGGAAGCGACCTGCGGGACGCTGTACAGGTCTGGATGGCGCGGATCCCGGAGGGCGTGATCACCGCCGAGGAGCTGGCCGACCGGATGTTCTCGGAGGTGGTGGAGGCGCTCCGCAAGGAGGTGACCTTCCAGCCGGGTGCGCTCGAGCTGCTGCAGGCGCTGCGCAAGGAAGACATCCCGTGCGCGCTGGTGTCGGCGTCGTACCGGGTGATGATCGACGCGGTGCTCGTGCACCTGCCGCCGGATCCGTTCGCGGTGATCGTGGCCGGTGACGAGGTGACGCTGGGCAAGCCGAACCCGGAGCCGTACCTGACCGGTGCGGCCAGGCTCGGCGTCGACCCGGCGAACTGCGTCGTGATCGAGGACTCGATGACCGGCACCCAGGCCGGGACGGCGGCCGGCATGTACGTCGTCGCCGTACCGCAGTGGGTGACGATCCCGGAGGCGCCGCGACGGCTCGTGGTGAAGTCGCTCGAGCCGCTCACCCCGGAGTCACTGCGGTCGCTGCTCCGTTGA
- a CDS encoding L,D-transpeptidase, protein MRDERGGTSVPALAVLVLLGVVAAVGILGNKKHETVDLTTLTASTTSTIITTAPLDAEPFAGTTGLVVHPRAEAALYSSPDADAFGKIGPTQFGPTWLPVVEQTDGWVRVLLPSKPNRSTGWLQDEGLDRATSSYLIRVHTSSRTLELFENNKSLGTWKAGVGATKTPTPPGRTFLLGSIIDRKRSASPIVLPLGAHSPTLDTFGGGPGTVAIHGWPNPRVFGAAISAGCVRVPKTALAHLQKVPLGTLVLIDSK, encoded by the coding sequence ATGCGCGACGAGCGAGGCGGCACGTCGGTGCCTGCGCTGGCCGTGCTCGTGCTGCTCGGTGTGGTCGCCGCGGTCGGGATCCTCGGCAACAAGAAGCACGAGACCGTCGACCTCACGACACTGACCGCCTCGACGACGTCGACGATCATCACCACCGCGCCGCTCGACGCCGAGCCGTTCGCCGGCACCACCGGGCTCGTCGTGCACCCGCGCGCCGAGGCCGCGCTCTACAGCTCCCCGGACGCGGACGCGTTCGGCAAGATCGGCCCGACCCAGTTCGGGCCGACCTGGCTGCCGGTGGTGGAGCAGACCGACGGCTGGGTCCGGGTCCTGCTCCCCTCCAAACCCAACCGGTCCACCGGCTGGCTCCAGGACGAAGGGCTCGACCGGGCCACCTCGTCGTACCTGATCCGCGTGCACACCAGCTCGCGGACGCTCGAGCTCTTCGAGAACAACAAGAGCCTCGGCACCTGGAAGGCCGGGGTCGGCGCGACGAAGACGCCGACGCCGCCCGGGCGGACGTTCCTGCTCGGCTCGATCATCGACCGCAAGCGGTCGGCGTCGCCGATCGTGCTGCCGTTGGGTGCGCACAGTCCCACCTTGGACACGTTCGGTGGCGGACCTGGTACGGTCGCGATCCACGGCTGGCCGAATCCGCGCGTGTTCGGCGCCGCGATCAGCGCGGGCTGCGTCCGGGTGCCGAAGACCGCTCTCGCCCACCTGCAGAAGGTTCCGCTCGGGACGCTCGTCCTGATCGACAGCAAATAA
- a CDS encoding ABC transporter substrate-binding protein: protein MSEWVRRVSAAVAVGALGVSLAACGEPDDNAPHPGEQTPKLMLLRLATTDAISSLDPAGPYDVGSRTVQANLYQTLLTILPDKPTPVPDAADCQFDSPTTYTCSLKENLTFPNGHELTSSDVKFSFDRLVRLKTPGGAAALFSSVKSVSTPDELTAVFNLTSPDARLPYLLTTTASSIVDEESYPANSLLDTKAIGSGPYQLAAYKPGTEVTLTKFAGYRGPRAAQNDGVTISLMKDSNALYEAVTTGKADLAFHGFGPSLLDKLRKSDQVQVVETGSAEIRLFTFQMKSLLARKPAVRRAVAQLIDRAAIAKKAYGDHVSPLYSVLPPGYGGQSDAFKTEYKQPSKVAAAAILKEANIAAPVPLTVGWTPSHYGVGAKAEVLELKRQLEASGLFRVTLRGAEWPQYQELTKTGTYDLYQTGWTPSYPDADDYLTPFVNGYRSAAASKLLQQERTEQNGLKRDELIGQLQGVIAREVPVIPSWQGRVAVVAGKDLENLKTALDPLSFLYLSGLRR from the coding sequence GTGAGTGAGTGGGTGCGCCGGGTGTCGGCGGCCGTGGCGGTGGGTGCGCTGGGCGTGTCCTTGGCGGCCTGCGGTGAGCCGGACGACAACGCCCCGCACCCGGGGGAGCAGACGCCGAAGCTGATGCTGCTGCGGCTCGCGACCACGGACGCGATCTCGTCGCTGGACCCGGCCGGGCCGTACGACGTGGGCTCGCGGACCGTCCAGGCGAACCTCTACCAGACGCTGCTGACGATCCTTCCGGACAAGCCGACCCCGGTGCCGGACGCCGCGGACTGCCAGTTCGACTCGCCGACGACGTACACGTGCAGCCTGAAGGAGAACCTGACCTTCCCGAACGGGCACGAACTGACGTCGTCGGACGTGAAGTTCAGCTTCGACCGGCTGGTCCGGCTGAAGACGCCCGGGGGAGCGGCCGCACTGTTCTCCTCGGTGAAGTCGGTGAGTACGCCGGACGAGCTGACCGCGGTGTTCAACCTGACCAGTCCGGATGCGCGCCTGCCGTACCTGCTGACCACGACCGCCTCCTCGATCGTCGACGAGGAGTCATACCCGGCGAACAGCCTGCTCGACACGAAGGCCATCGGCAGCGGGCCGTACCAGTTGGCGGCGTACAAGCCCGGCACCGAGGTCACGCTGACGAAGTTCGCCGGGTACCGCGGTCCGCGCGCAGCGCAGAACGACGGCGTCACGATCAGCCTGATGAAGGACTCGAACGCGCTCTACGAGGCCGTCACGACCGGCAAGGCCGACCTCGCCTTCCACGGCTTCGGCCCGAGCCTGCTGGACAAGCTGCGCAAGTCCGACCAGGTCCAGGTCGTCGAGACCGGCTCCGCGGAGATCCGCCTGTTCACCTTCCAGATGAAGTCGCTGCTGGCCCGCAAGCCGGCCGTCCGGCGGGCCGTGGCGCAGCTGATCGACCGCGCGGCGATCGCGAAGAAGGCGTACGGCGACCACGTGTCGCCCCTGTACTCGGTCCTGCCGCCCGGCTACGGCGGACAGTCCGACGCGTTCAAGACGGAGTACAAGCAGCCGAGCAAGGTAGCGGCCGCGGCGATCCTCAAGGAGGCCAACATCGCCGCACCCGTGCCGCTGACGGTCGGGTGGACGCCCTCGCACTACGGCGTCGGCGCGAAGGCCGAGGTGCTGGAGCTGAAGCGGCAACTGGAGGCGTCCGGGCTGTTCCGGGTGACGCTGCGAGGCGCGGAGTGGCCGCAGTACCAGGAGCTGACGAAGACCGGGACGTACGACCTGTACCAGACCGGCTGGACCCCGTCGTACCCGGATGCGGACGACTACCTGACCCCGTTCGTGAACGGCTACCGATCGGCGGCTGCCAGCAAGTTGCTGCAGCAGGAACGGACCGAGCAGAACGGTCTGAAGCGCGACGAACTGATCGGGCAGCTACAGGGAGTGATCGCCCGGGAGGTTCCGGTGATTCCCAGCTGGCAGGGTCGGGTCGCGGTGGTCGCGGGCAAGGATTTGGAGAACCTCAAGACGGCGCTCGATCCGTTGTCGTTCCTTTACCTTTCCGGCCTTCGACGGTGA
- a CDS encoding ABC transporter permease, with protein MSTPLEVEPGSTSAQPEAILKGAGKIEGRSLWQISWMRLKRDKVALAGGAFVVLLILVGIFAPVVCKLVGVTPNDFHQDLVDPSLQTPIGKLGGVSWDHPFGVEPVNGRDIFARIVYGARISLLIAFLATLLSVVIGVVMGIVAGYFGGWVDTLISRLMDIFLAFPLVLFALALVGAIPDKMFGLQGDALRVALIVFIIGFFSWPYIGRIIRGQTLSLREREFVDAARSLGARRPYILFTELLPNLIAPILVYATLLIPTNVLFEAGLSYLGVGVRPPTASWGDMLSGAANWYQVDPMYMIPPGLAIFVTVLAFNLFGDGLRDALDPRSR; from the coding sequence GTGAGCACGCCACTCGAGGTCGAGCCGGGATCAACCTCAGCGCAACCCGAGGCGATCCTCAAAGGCGCGGGCAAGATCGAGGGCCGGTCACTGTGGCAGATCTCCTGGATGCGGCTGAAGCGTGACAAGGTCGCGCTCGCCGGCGGCGCCTTCGTGGTGCTGCTGATCCTGGTCGGGATCTTCGCGCCGGTGGTCTGCAAACTGGTCGGTGTCACCCCGAACGACTTCCACCAGGATCTGGTGGACCCGTCCCTGCAGACCCCGATCGGCAAGCTCGGCGGCGTCAGCTGGGACCACCCGTTCGGCGTCGAGCCGGTCAACGGCCGCGACATCTTCGCCCGGATCGTGTACGGCGCCCGCATCTCGCTGCTGATCGCGTTCCTGGCGACCCTGCTGTCGGTGGTGATCGGCGTCGTGATGGGTATCGTCGCCGGCTACTTCGGCGGCTGGGTGGACACGCTGATCAGCCGCTTGATGGACATCTTCCTCGCGTTCCCGCTGGTGCTCTTCGCGCTGGCGCTGGTCGGCGCGATCCCGGACAAGATGTTCGGGCTGCAGGGCGACGCGCTGCGGGTCGCGCTGATCGTCTTCATCATCGGGTTCTTCAGCTGGCCGTACATCGGCCGGATCATCCGCGGCCAGACGCTGTCGCTGCGGGAGCGGGAGTTCGTCGACGCGGCGCGGAGTCTCGGCGCGCGACGCCCGTACATCCTGTTCACCGAACTGCTGCCGAACCTGATCGCGCCGATCCTGGTCTACGCGACGTTGCTGATTCCGACCAACGTCCTGTTCGAGGCCGGTCTTTCCTACCTGGGTGTCGGTGTCCGCCCGCCGACCGCGAGCTGGGGCGACATGCTCTCCGGCGCGGCGAACTGGTACCAGGTCGACCCGATGTACATGATTCCGCCCGGTTTGGCGATCTTCGTCACCGTGCTGGCGTTCAACCTGTTCGGTGACGGATTGCGCGACGCGCTCGACCCGCGATCCCGGTAG
- a CDS encoding PAC2 family protein, whose protein sequence is MVDLANLRDPVVIAAFEGWNDAAEAATGAVDHLIDEWEAELVTAIDPEDYYDYQVNRPRVGLDEEGVRHLTWPTTRIYLARPDDTGRDVLLIRGVEPNMRWRAFSRELLEIVDESNAQLVVVLGALLADSPHTRPIPVSATSSDEQLTAAWSLEPSTYEGPTGITGVFADLCTTLGVPAVSIWSAIPHYIAGTPCPKASLALLSKIEALLDLAMPEGDLPELARAWQRGADELTEEDPEVAEYVQSLEEQRDTADLPEATGEAIAAEFERYLKRRNKNHGD, encoded by the coding sequence GTGGTAGACCTCGCGAACCTGAGGGACCCGGTCGTGATCGCCGCGTTCGAGGGCTGGAACGACGCGGCCGAGGCGGCCACCGGAGCGGTCGACCACCTGATCGACGAGTGGGAAGCCGAGCTCGTCACGGCGATCGACCCCGAGGACTACTACGACTACCAGGTGAACCGTCCCCGCGTCGGCCTCGACGAGGAGGGCGTACGGCACCTGACCTGGCCGACCACCCGGATCTACCTGGCCCGTCCGGACGACACCGGCCGCGACGTGCTGCTGATCCGCGGCGTCGAGCCGAACATGCGCTGGCGGGCGTTCTCCCGGGAGCTGCTGGAGATCGTCGACGAGTCGAACGCGCAGCTCGTCGTCGTCCTCGGCGCCCTGCTCGCGGACTCCCCGCACACCCGTCCGATCCCGGTGTCGGCGACCTCGTCCGACGAGCAACTGACCGCGGCCTGGAGCCTGGAGCCGTCGACGTACGAAGGCCCCACCGGCATCACCGGTGTCTTCGCGGACCTGTGCACCACCCTCGGCGTGCCGGCGGTGTCCATCTGGTCCGCGATCCCGCACTACATCGCGGGTACGCCGTGCCCGAAGGCGTCGCTGGCGTTGCTCAGCAAGATCGAGGCGCTCCTCGACCTCGCCATGCCCGAAGGCGACCTCCCGGAGCTCGCGCGGGCCTGGCAGCGCGGCGCCGACGAGCTCACCGAGGAAGACCCCGAGGTCGCGGAGTACGTGCAGTCGCTGGAGGAGCAGCGCGACACCGCCGACCTCCCGGAGGCCACCGGCGAGGCGATCGCCGCCGAGTTCGAGCGCTACCTCAAACGCCGCAACAAGAACCACGGCGACTAG
- a CDS encoding ABC transporter permease, whose amino-acid sequence MFAYLVRRVIGAVLLLFIVTAVTFSIFFLVPRLGGATADDLAGRYVGKSAGQEQIHNTAVRLGFTDPLYVQYGRFVKGLVVGQEYNYGTGTEHCPAPCFGYSFLTQQPVWPDLVSRIPVTASLAGGAAFIWLITGVGTGIVSALRRGSVLDRSLMSVALAGVSLPIFFTGLLSLSIFSYGLGWTQQGGINPLDETNPLWWAYDLLLPWVTLAFLYAAAYARLTRAGMLETMNEDFVRTARAKGLTERTVVLRHGLRSALTPILTIFGLDLGLLMGGAILTETTFSLPGIGQYAVIALRANDLPKVLGVTLVAAFFIVLANLVVDLLYAVVDPRVRIS is encoded by the coding sequence GTGTTCGCATATCTTGTCCGCCGGGTGATCGGAGCAGTACTCCTGCTCTTCATCGTCACGGCCGTCACGTTCTCGATCTTCTTCCTGGTCCCGAGACTCGGTGGTGCGACCGCCGACGACCTGGCCGGCCGCTACGTCGGCAAGAGCGCGGGGCAGGAGCAGATCCACAACACGGCGGTCCGGCTCGGCTTCACCGACCCTCTCTACGTGCAGTACGGCCGATTCGTGAAAGGCCTCGTGGTCGGCCAGGAGTACAACTACGGCACCGGGACCGAGCACTGCCCGGCGCCGTGCTTCGGGTACTCGTTCCTGACCCAGCAGCCGGTGTGGCCGGACCTGGTCTCGCGAATACCCGTGACCGCGTCGCTCGCCGGCGGTGCGGCCTTCATCTGGCTCATCACCGGCGTCGGCACCGGCATCGTCTCGGCACTCAGACGCGGGTCGGTGCTGGACCGATCACTCATGTCGGTGGCGCTCGCAGGTGTGTCGCTACCGATCTTCTTCACCGGCCTGCTGTCGCTGTCGATCTTCAGTTACGGCCTCGGCTGGACCCAGCAGGGCGGCATCAACCCACTCGACGAGACGAACCCGTTGTGGTGGGCCTACGACCTGCTCCTCCCGTGGGTGACGCTCGCGTTCCTGTACGCCGCGGCGTACGCGCGACTCACCCGGGCCGGCATGCTCGAGACGATGAACGAGGACTTCGTGCGGACAGCCCGCGCCAAGGGCCTCACCGAGCGGACCGTGGTGCTGCGGCACGGCCTCCGGTCGGCGCTGACGCCGATCCTGACGATCTTCGGTCTCGACCTCGGTCTGCTGATGGGCGGCGCGATCCTCACCGAGACCACGTTCTCGCTGCCGGGCATCGGTCAGTACGCCGTCATCGCGCTCCGGGCCAACGACCTGCCGAAGGTACTCGGCGTGACCCTGGTCGCCGCGTTCTTCATCGTGCTGGCGAACCTGGTCGTTGACCTTCTGTACGCCGTCGTCGACCCGAGGGTGCGAATCTCGTGA